The genomic segment CGCTTAAACCGTCTTGCCATGGAATAATATCCCCACCGGTCTCACCTGCTCGCACTGCGTCTCGTCTCGGCTGTCCGTTAAACGATTGCTAATTATTAACTCGAAAGGCAATgcatccatcatcaactACCTCTCCAAAGCCAGCGCTTGCAGGCTCAAGCTGATACAAGGAGAACCTGAAACATTCTCTGACGTGCTTGGCCTTTTGAATCAATATGAAGGTATGGTTTCCCTTTATTTGACCCGTGCGAACGGAACGGAACGTCAGGCTCAATCATCGACGACAGGAGTTCTCAACAGACACGAGAGTCTCGCAGCCAACTTGGGCGCCAAGCTGACGGGTCCTCGTCTGCTAAAGGCGATGGAAGGAGCCTTTGAGGGCCCAATCATCACCAACCCACCGCCTGCCTATGGCACAGCGCCTGTGGGCTGGCTGGACATAGTCACATTCGCCAAGACGAACCCCGACAAGTTTGTCCTGACGACGGGCCATGACGGTGAACGCACCTGCCAGTTCTACCTCAATGGGTTGCAAGTCCAGATTCTGGAAGATGACTGGCGCCTAATCATGAACGGCGCGTTGGACAGGTTTTCCAGCGTGTCGACGGCCCCtttggaagaagacgagacgGCAGAAGTGGCGACGCTCGAGATCGTGGAGCAGCGACTGCAGGTTCtcatcaagaaggccgatgaAATTGCCAAGAGGGCGCGTCAGCTGAACTATCACTTGAGCGGCCGGAGGGCCGGCATCAACTcacgccatggcggccagcAGGGGAGCAGCTCCGCATTTCAGTCTGTCAACCATGCCAGAGGGCATCTTCCTCACGGCTCTGGCTATGACCTACACGCCGACCTGCTTCAGCAGTTTCTGTCGTCTTCCCAGGCTTACCCTCCTCGAGTTCCGTCCAGCGCTGGGCTCGAGACAGCACACTCGACTGGCCAACACACGCCACCTGCAACAAATCCTCATCCGCACTCACTTCCCTTGCAAGGCCGCCCAGCTGTTATGCATACCCCTGTTGTGCCGCAGCGAGACTTGTCATATGACCCGTCATCGGCGCACAGAGGTATCATCACGGCAAGAATAGAAAAACTGAACAAGGGCGACCAAATCTGGCCACCATGCGACCGCTGTCGCAGACTCAAGTCTCCATGCATCAAACATCTCACGGCCTGTCAGGGCTGCACCAAGAAACATGCAAAGTGTGGATGGAAAACCATTACCGAGGAAGAAATTGCCTGGCTCAATCGCGAGGCGAGTAGCAGTGCCGACGAAGCACACGCCGAACAGAGCCCGGTGCACCAAGCACAGGTGAGGTTGCTGCGATATGACCCAACACAAGACGACGGTCGGTCCAATgaggcgccgccggcctctAAGAATCTTATGCCAGGAGGAGATGCATCTCGGCCAGCCAGTAGAGGGCAGCAAGACCACCACCAACGATCGCCTTTAGACCAGGGGTCTCGCAGCAGAACAAGCAGCTTCATGGACGTGGAGCATGAGCCTCCGCCCCCGAACCAGAAGGCATGGATGCTAGAGCCGCAGCGTGGAGAACAGCTCCCCAGTATCAAGAGAGACTTGTTGCTCAGTCACATGGCGTCAGCGGCAacagctgctgctgatgccCGCGATGCCAACTCAACGACATCTGCGAGCAGCATGGCTGGACGATAGCCAAACATGAATTGGGTGGAGGACGAATGTGGTAAATTACAGTTTGGACCGCCTTATCAACACATAGTCTCAGAAGCGAGGGACCAACGGAAAGGCTTCGAGAGAGCGTATCGAGTGCGTATGTGATGTATATAGTGTGCGTATGTGCGAAAtaatgtgtgtgtgtgcgcgttGCGAGGTGGGACTGAGCCAAATAAGAAAAATCGCATAATGATGGTTACGCAACAAGCCTGTTGTACTATGTATGTTTTGTAGGTGATCTCATGTGCGGTTGCTTGATATGCTGCTGCTACACCACCTTGGTGGGTACTTGACAGGTCAGAGTGGGTCGAGCACGGTCCAGTCTGACTACCTGAGAGGCCGTAGCGCCGGCCGCCTGGCGCGTTCTCTTATCGAAGCaaggaggaaaaaaaaagttgcCCACGTCTCTCCTATCATCATCCATGACGAGTTGCTCTCTCACCTCCCACGACATGATCTTAACCTAGCAGTCCTCGTTCTATAGACACCGACATCTGTCGCAAACCGCCATTCTCTTAGCATTCTCAGTCGATGTTGCTTGAGAGCCCGGTTCCTTTCTTCATCCCTTCGCATCCGCGCTTCGCCTTTCCCTCTGATTCAGCTGGTTCCCTTTCTCTGTCGCCACTCTTCGCCTGATGGCTCACTCTCCCATCCACACCGAGTTCATGTCTGCAACGGGCGATAGGCCGGCCACACGCCGGGCGCCGGATACCACTTCATATCCCGTTTCCCGCGAGAACGGCGACATCATGCCCGACACAAAACAGAACCCCACTGTGAGCGAAAAGGAGTCGCCCTTTGCCAAGTCATGGGTGCACTTTGTCGCCGGAGGGTATGTTCTGAacctttccctccctccgtGTCTCTCTTCCGAAACTGAcatctcttttcttctcctctctctaGTGTCGGAGGCATGACAGCAGCGACCCTTACAGCACccctcgacgtcctcaagACCCGTCTACAGTCCGATTTTTACCAAGCCCAGCTCCGGGCCTCCCATCAGGCCCGCGCCCAGGCCGTCGGCACCATGAGTCCCTTTAGGGCAGCCATCTTTCACCTCCGGGAAACGTTTCAAATTCTCGGCTCCGTCTACAAGATTGAAGGGCCCCGCGCGCTTTTCAAGGGCCTCGGCCCAaacctcgtcggcgtcatcccTGCTAGGAGCATCAATTTCTACACCTACGGCAATGGCAAGCGTTTGATCGCTGAGTATGGGAACGAGGGGAATGAGTCGGCCTGGGTCCACTTGTCAGCCGGCGTACTAGCGGGCATCACAACGAGTACGGTGACGAATCCCATCTGGCTCGTCAAAACGCGGCTGCAGCTTGACAAGAACGTCGCGCAACAGAAGGGCGGCTTGCACAGGCGACAGTATCGCAACAGTATGGACTGTATCAGGCAGGTTCTGCGCACGGAAGGATTCACCGGCCTGTACAAGGGCATGAGTGCGAGTTACTTGGGTGTGGCCGAGAGCACTTTGCAATGGGTACTTTATGAGCAGATCAAGAACCGACTGGCGGCAAGGGAGGAGCGCATTGTCGCGAGCGGAAGGGAAAAGACGTTTTGGGACCAAGCAGTGGACTGGATGGGGAATGccggcgctgctggcggtgCTAAGCTGGTCGCGGCCATCTTGGCTTATCCTCACGAGGTATGGAGTCATATTCAATGATTTTTCAAGAGACAAGCAGCTAACACTACTGGCCTAGGTTGCACGGACAAGATTACGACAGGCACCCTTAGCCAACGGACAACTCAAGTACACTGGCCTCTGGCAGTGCTTCCGCGTTGTATGGATTGAAGAGGGCTTCATGGGACTCTACGGTGGTCTCACCCCTCACCTAATGCGCACCGTCcccagcgccgccatcatgttCGGTATGTACGAGGGCATGCTGCGCATCTTTGGCGCCCCTAATAAAGCCGCCGCGAGCTTGTAATCTCGTTGCAGGGGAGAGGTCCTGCAGGCTCGGACAATGGACGGCGACAATCAGCCATTCATCGTTTTAACGATGGTCTGGCTCAACAGCACTCCTCGACTACCCCCGGCGCGTCGCTCAGACCCACCAACTGCGACGATCCGGAACATTTTGGATGTAAAAACACAACCTTCTGTACTATATGAATCACAAACCGCCAACTATCGATGATAATCGCAACTCTGAGACGGACGAACCGACAGACGAAGGGACTCAGCAAAAGCTTGGCGTAACAACAAACATCCTCCTCACGTTGCAGACAACTTGGCACTCAAAAGAAGCTCCCCAGGGGGGAACCACTCCTACATGTACGATACGGAACAAGAGCGACTTTAGACTTTGATTTTGATGGGAAACAGGTCCCATGGTTGGGATGGCTAACCCGCCGAGGAAAAGCGGTTTTCTACCGAGTCTCGTAGGCATCTGGGCGGGAGCATCAGGTGGCGTTTCATGGGAAGGTCAAAAGCACATATGTTTCCAAGAATGAAATACTGCACCTGGCCATAGCTTCCCAACAGGCCAGAGACATCCTCTGACGGAGGATGCATTCTCTGTACAATAATGTATTTACAAAAACCCAAATCAGAGGCatcacctacctacctacctacctacctactacGACATGGAAACTAAACATCAAAGGAGCAAGTCGTTCCTCCCATCGCTCGTTTCCGGGCGCTACAGTAATGTTCTAGGTTTCAAGAGCGAGGTTCAACGTTCCATTGGAAAGAGAAATTCCAATGTCTTTGTGTCAAGAGTGAGGTTGGCTGAGCATCGTTCACAGCCGCTCTCGGGAGATGAGGGATCCTCTAGTCGTCTCCGAGTACCTAGTCGCCGGCCCTTACTAGGTATGGTTCAACGGTGGTATGCGACCTCCACTTAGAAAAGCGTCTTTTACAACGCACCTGGTCGAAGTACAAACTGACGCCAGGGGCATGCATCTCTGTGCGTCATAATACCAGCCCTCTCAAGCTGCCTCATACCCTCGTGCGGTGTACAGGATGGGAGGCAAGTATTCTTAGTAGTAGTCCTCCCGATGACTTAAAGCTTCCTGGCGAGACGACATGGCAAGGAAAGATGACCTGCACTGCCGACAGTGCAACGGTGCTGCTGCATAGCTGTGCTTTCAACCAACACATGCCTTGCACAGGATACAGAGAGGGAGAAGCTCGTACGCCCGCTACAACGCAACACGAACCTCAAACTACAATAAATGTAACCCTCGTACAGTATGACTCGCTACTCGGATAGCATAGGCAAATTATCCAGTGGTCATGATTCTCAATTTTGTAACGCCAATTTCTTCGGTTCCCTCTCCGGAGGAGAAAAGCAACGCTGATGCTGCCTGGCTCGGCGGGTTTCGTGCTCGGCGTAAGGGAAGGATATAAGAAAGTAAAACATGAACCAGGGAAAAGACTATGGGAAAGGGATAGACATTGACATAGCCCACAAAGTCCACACCAGAGAAAATGGGAGAAAGATAGACATCCTAGGCCACCAGTCCACCCACGCCACGAATGAAACCACCTCTCGGTTCAATTTTGACCTTGTCCCTCCTCCCAACACAGATGATCATTCATAGGAAAGTGAGCTCTTCATTGTCAGTCCTTCTAGCTGAGTATCGATGCGATGATGCTTGGGCTGTCGTTTGCGCAGTTTATTCGGCGATCGCAAagctgacgaggagaagctgagCCGGAGCTTCAGTCACCACGCGTTACGGTCCCAGTTGGGATCTTGTTTTCGTGTGTCAGTCAATCATGGACTTTCTCATCGGGAAGAAGTACGAAACCCACCTTGCACAAACGCGGCCAAGACCTTACTGCCTGTCTGGAGCAGAGggtggccgacgacgatgcgcaGGAACTTttcgaggccggcgcggcgacCCTCAATGACATCGTCGCTGAAGCGGTTCGTGAAGACCTTGCCGGGCAGAGGCGGGATAGTGACCCGGGCGCTCTCGCGCTCGAGGATGTCGCGGAAGTACTCAAAGTCGGAGTAGCGGCGGCGCACGCTCGAGGCGCGGAGCTTGAAGGCGGGGATGTTGGTGCGGCAGACGATCTCGTAGTCGGTGTACATGCTGCGGCCCATGCCGTGTGTTCGGGGGTTGCGGACCTGTGACCGGGGAGTGTCAGGAAGGACTTACGGGCGATCGGGGGATGCGGGATAGAGCGGCTGGGTAAACGGAGCGAGGGAGACAACTGGATGGTCCCAAAAGGGGAGGGCTCCTGCTACTGTTGGTGCTGGCTGTTGCGAGCCATATCGGGCTTCTCACCTCGATCTCGAGAAAGTTCTCGGGCGGGCCGTAGATCTCGTCGAATGACTGCTGTCGGTTGTCCGGCATTGCCTGCATGATGGGCCGATGGAAGCGCGGCGAGGCCTGGCTTCCCGTCTGTGAACCGGTCGGGGATGTGGGAGAGGTAGGCTCAGCGCTGGTCGCGCGAGCGGCGTTCTGGCTTCTGGAATCCGTTTTGGCGGCTTCCCAACGGAGAGTGATTCGGTCGTCGAGGTGCCTGTTCCCAAGGAGGGTTGTCGACGCAGGAGACGGTGTGTTGATGGGTCGAAGTGACTGACGTTCTTGTCGATTTGGATGTGGGTGAACcggtcctcgtcttcctggtTCGCGATGCGTGACTGAAACACTATGTGGACTGCTGCGATCTGGAAATTGTGGTGGTGATGTCGTAGTCGAAGTTAAGTTGCTTTGGCGAAAAGTCGAGGTGGGAAAGTAAGGTGGGGGAAAGGTGCGAATGTGGCCGATTACGACAGAAAGACAAGGACGCACAGCGTTGTTTAGCTGGGATTTGCGGGGGAGCAATCACCAGTGACCAGCCCAggctcggccgcagccgCAACGAGGGCCGATTCAGCCATTTCAAGGCAGGAGGCTGAGCCGATGTACCAACGTCTGGGAGGTGGGGACGCCCTTCGGAACTGGAGCGGGAGCGGTGCCCGATTGAGCAGGTGGGGGGGCGACTACCTACAAAGCTGTTTGAACTGACGTTTTCCCTGCGATCGACTATGGGACTTACACATAGTCAACACATACAGATTGTAAAATCACAACCAAAAGGGCCCAATGGAGACGGATTGCGTTTAGATTTCTCGGGTAGTGCTACATGTATGCTAGTTAGCCCACTTCTCAAACTCTGAGGCTGTCTGTACATTGCAGATTGTCCTCCACCGACCGATCTTGATCCATTCCCGCTGCCTTTACGACTCGCATACGCCTGCATACAAATACAATAATCGCAACATGCAATCTGATGCCCACTCTAAAGGACCAAGCTTGCATCTCCTGGGTGGTGGCCATCCGTGATTCTGGACAACCACCTCCCGTCGCATCGCACCGATTACGGCGATTGTGTATTTGGACTGAAGGAGGAATTCTGGTGCGTTAAATAAGCCCTCTGAATGCAAGCAAACAACCACTAAACGCCAAATTCTCACCTCCAGGCCGAGCCTCTATGCATGTTTACATAAGTGTCTGCTGCCGTGGGCCGTTGAGGTAGGGTAGCCCCTTCGTGGCCATATGTATTCAGACAAGCCACGGAGGATTTGATAACCAGGTCCGAGCTGCGTGTGACATCGAACGGTGGTGATCGACTGGTTGATTGTGTTCCATGTTTACGACATGGTCGTTATGCCGTATCAGCCTACTTCTTGTCGGCAAACCTCTGGTGAATAGCACGGATTTGCTCCTCGACGTTCAGATTGTGAAGGTGGCTAATGTGCGCTTGGCTCTTCCCTTCTGGATTGCCGTCAAAGCTGTGGATCGCGGCCTTCTTTCGGCGGgaagcttcttcttcagatATAGGATGACCGGTAACGCCATCAAACACGTCGCTTCGCTGGCTTGCCAGGCGCTTCAAGTTGTTCGCAACGTCTGCCGTGGACAGATTGGTCGTGGCGTATCTTGCTTCCGCCTTTGCTTTCTGGTCCTTCCATTGAGGGTCCAGAAGTTCGACTGCGACAGTTGTCAGCACCATTGCAGGGCTGTTTGTAGATGTACAGGGTGTAACTTACTTCTCATGTGATCTTGAAGCTCATCCATGGGGATTTGCTGCTTGCAATTCGGGCATAGCGCCATCTGGACACTCTGCTTGTTGGCCGCACGCTGTAGTGCTCTTGGCACGTAGTTCTCCTTAATCTTCATCGGAGCAGAACCTCCACGTGCCTCAGCCCGCGCTTGTTGCTCCCGATTGCGCGCTTCCGTTCTTTCTTGGATCCttcgctcttcttcctcttcttctgctgaACGCTGTGAGGGCCCGTTCTGGTATGACTGGTGTCCTGCCGGAGCTTGTGCCTGGTACGGCTGCTGGGGCGCATACCCCGTATGCACTGGCAGAGTTTGGGAGTGGGAGGTGTGCGGGTAAGCGTTGTAGTTCGCATCTTCGTCAGTCGGCATAGCCTCTTCGATGCGGAGGTTGGTTATCGAAGCtttgtttctttcttccAGTGACGCGTATTGCAACTCTGAGAGGTTCGTTGGGGGCGGAAGGTTCGCATGCTCGTCTGCATCGGTAAAAACGATTGTCTCGACAACCACAAAGTCGTTCCAGTCGATCCGTGCAAAttcgagcttcttcttctcgtcctcctcctccttcttctgcttctcgaTTTCCTGGAATTTCGAGTATTCAGCGCGTTGCTTCGCGCGACTCAGGACGTGGTATTTGTCATCGATGTTCTGTTGAAGATGAGCAATGCGCTCTTGCTCCAACTTCCCCCCTTCACCACCCAGTCCACTGGCCCTCAATAATGCCGTGTATTGATCTACCTGGTGCTGGAAAAAGTTGTGGAATGTGTGATTGGGGATGAGGAACTGAAACTGGGGGTTGCCGGCCTCGCGCTGGGCCAGTTGGGTCATAAACTGACGGCCGTTTTTGGCGACAAATAGAGCAGTCAGGCGGATGACCTCGAGGTCCTTTTGATTGATTCGGGGCATACGAGCGGAGAATTGAAAGTCGGGAGGCTTGGGCGGGCCCTTGGGCTTCTCTTCGGCAGGGGCCGTGGCTTCGTTTGCGCGGCCCGCAGCGATAGCAGTACCACGACCGGCTTTGATCTCATCTAGTCGCCATTGATAGAATGCATGGTATGCATCGGTGTTGTTAAGGAAGCTGAATTTGGGGTTGGAACGCTCCTTCTCGCGAATCCTGTCCTCAAAAACTAGGCCGTTTCGCGCAACGTAGCCCGCAGTCTTCTCAAGAACGTTCCGGATTTCacggggggggaggacaaCTCCGGCGGGAGGCTTGAGTTCGTCTAGCACGGCGGTGGCATCGCCGTTGGTTGTGGTTGAGGCCATGTTGGGTGGGAAGCGCGCGCGCTTGGGTTGATGTCGTCAGGATGCGGCGCGTGGAGCTCTTGATAGAAGTCAGACAAGAAAGACAAAGCTCTCAGGCCTTTCTCATTCACTTTTTCGGAGACACCAGGACGATCTGAAGCGGACCTCCAGATTGGTTAGCTCAGTCCTTAGTCAGCAGAGCAGTGCTTTGATAACACGGCGCACAGTCCAGGTCAAGTACCAACAAACACAACACGGAAGACGGGTCTGAACTTTTCCGAACAGCCTAAAGTTTTCATCGCTACTGTCGATAGGACAAGCATGCCTTAGTATTTATCCACCCCGTAAGAGCACGAACGGCTGGCATGATCAGAGGgcgaagaaaagaagatgCCAGGCAAGAGCTGCAGTTGTCATCGGCTCATTTGTCTTGGTTGAGAGCCAAGCAGGCTTTATGACTAGTCGAAGTCGGCTTGCTGCAACACGGAACGGGAAGCAAGGGAGTAGGCCAGGCGGATGATGACAGGCATGAGATGAGGGAATGAAGGGAGGTCGTTGCGGGCTTTGGAGTCTGATTCCAACTTGCCCTGCATAGCTTGCAGGGCAAGGTGGCTTCAGTGAAAATACCTATAGGCTACTTACTTGCCTATCGATAGCAACGCCTGTGATGCATGAGGAAACAGGAGTTTTTCTCTTCTATTCCTTGGGAGGAAAACCCGCCGGTCTGGGGTAAGGTTCCTACGTCGATAGTAGAGTTGCCGATTGACTGCCTTACAGGCATGCCGTCTCTTTTTCAGCCGCATTAAATCGGTGCACTGGCCACAGGCACATCAGGAGTGGATGACATGCGTAGGGGAACTGGACTTTTTATTTTTGTCTTGACCTTGCAGAGACCAGACGCAAGAGAACAATAGAAGCCACAGCATGTCTCCCGCCATGCATCTAGGCGTTAAAAAAGCACAGACGGCTGGCTTGCGCTAAGATAAGCTGTAGCTCATCAGCCCAGAACTTTCTTATCAGTACCAAGCTTGGTCTTGTTGAACAGGACACCTTTGGCCTTCGCAGAGCTATTCCCATCTCCCATCCACAAGGGACCGAAGCACAATGCTTTCtcatgccggcgccggcggactACCTATGGGCAGGCTGCACATGTAAAGTAGACATGTGCAATGCGGTAGGTGATACCACAGCCCCACACGCTGTCAACCGCGCGGGGCGTGGCCTAATATACGGATACGTACGCGTCCCTGGATTCGCACTTCACAGATTGGGGCCTGACTGACTGGCTAGACGGATTCGGACAGTGTGGCAGGCCAGACTAACTCTACAAAGTCGTGAACAATGGATATAATACATACGGTTCGTAGCAAGTGAACTGCATCCGTAGACTGATTCGTTCTACTTATTCCCT from the Colletotrichum destructivum chromosome 10, complete sequence genome contains:
- a CDS encoding Putative zn(2)Cys(6) fungal-type DNA-binding domain-containing protein, whose protein sequence is MAHAQDSQEPHKRKRDADDSGAQPAHSDRIPQPPPPQSGNASIINYLSKASACRLKLIQGEPETFSDVLGLLNQYEGVLNRHESLAANLGAKLTGPRLLKAMEGAFEGPIITNPPPAYGTAPVGWLDIVTFAKTNPDKFVLTTGHDGERTCQFYLNGLQVQILEDDWRLIMNGALDRFSSVSTAPLEEDETAEVATLEIVEQRLQVLIKKADEIAKRARQLNYHLSGRRAGINSRHGGQQGSSSAFQSVNHARGHLPHGSGYDLHADLLQQFLSSSQAYPPRVPSSAGLETAHSTGQHTPPATNPHPHSLPLQGRPAVMHTPVVPQRDLSYDPSSAHRGIITARIEKLNKGDQIWPPCDRCRRLKSPCIKHLTACQGCTKKHAKCGWKTITEEEIAWLNREASSSADEAHAEQSPVHQAQVRLLRYDPTQDDGRSNEAPPASKNLMPGGDASRPASRGQQDHHQRSPLDQGSRSRTSSFMDVEHEPPPPNQKAWMLEPQRGEQLPSIKRDLLLSHMASAATAAADARDANSTTSASSMAGR
- a CDS encoding Putative mitochondrial carrier protein, with translation MAHSPIHTEFMSATGDRPATRRAPDTTSYPVSRENGDIMPDTKQNPTVSEKESPFAKSWVHFVAGGVGGMTAATLTAPLDVLKTRLQSDFYQAQLRASHQARAQAVGTMSPFRAAIFHLRETFQILGSVYKIEGPRALFKGLGPNLVGVIPARSINFYTYGNGKRLIAEYGNEGNESAWVHLSAGVLAGITTSTVTNPIWLVKTRLQLDKNVAQQKGGLHRRQYRNSMDCIRQVLRTEGFTGLYKGMSASYLGVAESTLQWVLYEQIKNRLAAREERIVASGREKTFWDQAVDWMGNAGAAGGAKLVAAILAYPHEVARTRLRQAPLANGQLKYTGLWQCFRVVWIEEGFMGLYGGLTPHLMRTVPSAAIMFGMYEGMLRIFGAPNKAAASL
- a CDS encoding Putative PX domain superfamily protein; protein product: MAESALLNNAVRPCLSVVIGHIRTFPPPYFPTSTFRQSNLTSTTTSPPQFPDRSSPHSVSVTHREPGRRGPVHPHPNRQERQSLRPINTPSPASTTLLGNRHLDDRITLRWEAAKTDSRSQNAARATSAEPTSPTSPTGSQTGSQASPRFHRPIMQAMPDNRQQSFDEIYGPPENFLEIEVRNPRTHGMGRSMYTDYEIVCRTNIPAFKLRASSVRRRYSDFEYFRDILERESARVTIPPLPGKVFTNRFSDDVIEGRRAGLEKFLRIVVGHPLLQTGSKVLAAFVQDPNWDRNAW
- a CDS encoding Putative splicing factor 3A subunit 1 domain, SWAP/Surp superfamily; its protein translation is MASTTTNGDATAVLDELKPPAGVVLPPREIRNVLEKTAGYVARNGLVFEDRIREKERSNPKFSFLNNTDAYHAFYQWRLDEIKAGRGTAIAAGRANEATAPAEEKPKGPPKPPDFQFSARMPRINQKDLEVIRLTALFVAKNGRQFMTQLAQREAGNPQFQFLIPNHTFHNFFQHQVDQYTALLRASGLGGEGGKLEQERIAHLQQNIDDKYHVLSRAKQRAEYSKFQEIEKQKKEEEDEKKKLEFARIDWNDFVVVETIVFTDADEHANLPPPTNLSELQYASLEERNKASITNLRIEEAMPTDEDANYNAYPHTSHSQTLPVHTGYAPQQPYQAQAPAGHQSYQNGPSQRSAEEEEEERRIQERTEARNREQQARAEARGGSAPMKIKENYVPRALQRAANKQSVQMALCPNCKQQIPMDELQDHMRIELLDPQWKDQKAKAEARYATTNLSTADVANNLKRLASQRSDVFDGVTGHPISEEEASRRKKAAIHSFDGNPEGKSQAHISHLHNLNVEEQIRAIHQRFADKK